GGCCAGGCCGATTATACATTCATCGAGGTCATGTGCTGTCCCGGAGGGTGTATCGGCGGAGGAGGCCAGCCTTACGGCACGACCAATGAGATCAGAGCCAGACGGATCGAAGCCCTGTACCAGGTCGATGAAAATATGCCGCTACGCAAGTCACATGAAAATCCGGCAGTACAGGAACTCTATCATGACTTTCTGCTTGAGCCCCTCGGAGAATTATCCCACAAGCTTTTGCACACCCAATATTGTAACCGCAGTTAGCGCAGTGACGCCAAAGCAAAAGCAACTCGTCCATGAACACCCTTTTCTGGAATATACCTTCCCCTTGAACACTCCTTCCAATGGACACTCTTTATCTAAATATACCTTCTCTGAACACACCTCACCTGAATGACCTAGTCCAATATAACGCGAAGGAACCGTGGATGTTATTAAATACCCGCGGTTCCTTTGCATTATGTTGACTAATCTTCCACTCAAATATAGTTCAAAATCATCAATGCCACTTGAATCTCGTGCCCCGTAAGTTTAGGCGATAATGCTTTGGACAATTAATATCTTTTACGGTGTAAATTTGTAGGTATCCCCATACTCTGACGGTACTTGTTGACAGTTCTCCGGGAGATCCTCATCCCTTTGTTCACAAGCATCATCATAATATCCTGGTCGCTCAGTGGTTGGTTCGGGTCTTCTTTATTAATAATATCCTGGATCAAGTGTTTGACACTTTTGGAACTTATTTTGTCGCAGTCATAAGAACCCACACCGGAGTTAAAGAAATACTTCAAAGCAAACAGTCCGCGCGGCGTCTGGACGTATTTGTTGCAGGTGACCCGGCTTACCGTAGATTCATGGATGCCGACCAGGTCCGCAACCTGACTCATGGTCAAGGGCTTCAGATATTCAATGCCATTGTCAAAAAATTCTCTTTGAATATCAACAATGCTTTGCACAACTTTGTAAATGTTTAGTCTTCTTTGTTCAATTCCGCGGATGAGTCCTAAGGCGGAATCAAACTTTTCTTCAAGATATTTTTTTACATCATCGGATAACGCATTCGAATTACGGAGAATATCCACATACGTCTGATTGATTCTCAAATAGTTAAAATCAAAGTCGTTTACAATAACCATATAATCGTTCTGGTCTCTCATAATCGTAACATCAGGCCAGATAAAAGGATTTCTTTCAGCGCCAAACTGCAGTCCGGGTTTGGGATCAAGCATCCTGATAAGATCATAGACTTCTTGGACCTGCTTCGTAGACACGGAGAGGGTATTGGCTATTTTCATTATTTTTTTGTCGGCAAGCTCCTGGAAGTAGTTTTGAATAACCTGTTCCGCAAGCTCACTATCCTTGCCGTTTGCTCTCATTTGCAGAAGCATGCATTCCTGAAGATTTCGGGCACCTACGCCGGTAGGATAGAAAGTATGAATGACCTTTAGGACCTCTTCCACTCTCTCAACGGCAACATTCAATTTTTGGCTGACATATTCCAGTTCTGTTGTAAAATAGCCGTTCCGATCAATACTTCCTATCAGAAAGTTTCCAATGATAATATCCGCAGGATTTTTGATCTCTAAATTCAATTGTAATTCAAGCTGCTCATATAAACTTGGCCGATCAGACAGATATTGTTCGTATCCGGTGTCATTTTCATTCTTCTCATTCCAGATATGACCCATATTGCTGTCGCTGCTGAAATGTTCAATCAGGTCGTCCATATTAACCCGGGTTGCAGTTTTGCTGACAACCTCATTGTTTTCAGCAACGGGTTCATCTTCGTCCAGAAAAGGATTCTCTTCTATTTTTTTTGTGATATACTCGCTTAGTTCCAGAGTCGACATCTGCAATACAGAAATTGCCTGACGCAGTTCAGTGGTCATGAACAATCTCTGTTGCTGTTCAAGAAATATATCTTGGCGTATCTGCCTCATATTTTCCTTCCACCTTCTGAATCAAACTAAAATACTATACAGATTCCCGGACAGACGGCATTTTCATATTCTTTTCACATTAAAACCGGGATTTACTCGGGTATGATACATCCACTTGACCCTTACGGCAAGATTCATGCCAAACGATATCTACGTTCAAGTATACAACTTATTTAAAATACTTTCTATTATTGTTTTTAATTTTTTTATGTAAATTATTCTTCATTTTCCAACCAAATTCAACGCTTTGCACATTCGTTCCAAGGATTATTTATTTCAATTATTTATTTCCTGTTACTTCTTCCACTAAAGTCTTGAAAAATAACTCCATAAATCTGACCCTTTTTCTGGCGATTGCTTTCGCTTCTTCCGTATAGAGCCTATCCGGTATTTTTCTTAATTTAAGCTCAAATTCCAGGTTGGTCGTATGTTTGGAAGCATCTTTAATCCTGCCGTTCTCACCGATATTTTCCTTCAGATATTCTTCGACAGAAACCTCATGATATAGTCTTTCCCCGTGCTGGCCAGCAAGCATGAAAGAGCGGGCAATCCCAGTTGCTCCGATGATATCAAGTTTGTCGGCATCAAAGAGGATTTTGGCTTCGATGCTCTCCGGCTGATGTCCTGTTCTGAACCGATGCGCTAAAATACAGTGTGTGATCTCCTGTCTCAAATCCGGATCATAATTTAGGTCTTGAAGGATCTTCTCGGCCATTTCCGCACCCAATACGGCATGGTCGATCTCTCCGGAATTATCTTCATCCTCTTTGGCTCTGGCAATATCATGAAGCAGGACAGCCGGAATCAATACTTCCGTATCGACATCCTCCCGCTGCCCGGCCAGAATCAAACAAAGATGATAGACCCGCATAACATGATCCAGATCGTGGGCCGCATAAGACAGCTCTTTCTCTACAATATCCTGCAGAACCCGATACCGTTTTTCCATCGATATATTCTATGCCTCCCTGTCCCAATAAATCATTGTATTCGTCTGCGGCGCATTCAAAATCGAAAAAAATATTGCCAAGAATCAGTTGGCATATCTACTATATTTCGAGCAGCTCAAAACCTGTCGTAGGATCAATTTTTCTAGAGCCCTCACTTGTATTCAGTTCAATCATGACAACCTCGCCGATTTGCCAGATATCGACCCCTTCACGTACACAGCCTGCTACTGTTTTTCCCTCTCTGCCAAAAGCGGCGTGCATGTGCAAGACCGGTTTCCCTTGTTCGTTTCGGAACAAAGTTCCTACTCCCAGTGTTTCGCTGGTGCCTTGAAGCTCTGTCATCATCTTGCGGGGTTTAAGGGCCTGTCCGTCTTCAGGTCCTACGACGACCTTAC
This genomic stretch from Dehalobacter restrictus DSM 9455 harbors:
- a CDS encoding PPC domain-containing DNA-binding protein, with amino-acid sequence MKYLEATLGRIFILRLEQGEKIPAIIQDFAEKHQINSALVHFLGGADKGSKVVVGPEDGQALKPRKMMTELQGTSETLGVGTLFRNEQGKPVLHMHAAFGREGKTVAGCVREGVDIWQIGEVVMIELNTSEGSRKIDPTTGFELLEI
- a CDS encoding HD domain-containing protein, which codes for MEKRYRVLQDIVEKELSYAAHDLDHVMRVYHLCLILAGQREDVDTEVLIPAVLLHDIARAKEDEDNSGEIDHAVLGAEMAEKILQDLNYDPDLRQEITHCILAHRFRTGHQPESIEAKILFDADKLDIIGATGIARSFMLAGQHGERLYHEVSVEEYLKENIGENGRIKDASKHTTNLEFELKLRKIPDRLYTEEAKAIARKRVRFMELFFKTLVEEVTGNK
- the rpoN gene encoding RNA polymerase factor sigma-54, which translates into the protein MRQIRQDIFLEQQQRLFMTTELRQAISVLQMSTLELSEYITKKIEENPFLDEDEPVAENNEVVSKTATRVNMDDLIEHFSSDSNMGHIWNEKNENDTGYEQYLSDRPSLYEQLELQLNLEIKNPADIIIGNFLIGSIDRNGYFTTELEYVSQKLNVAVERVEEVLKVIHTFYPTGVGARNLQECMLLQMRANGKDSELAEQVIQNYFQELADKKIMKIANTLSVSTKQVQEVYDLIRMLDPKPGLQFGAERNPFIWPDVTIMRDQNDYMVIVNDFDFNYLRINQTYVDILRNSNALSDDVKKYLEEKFDSALGLIRGIEQRRLNIYKVVQSIVDIQREFFDNGIEYLKPLTMSQVADLVGIHESTVSRVTCNKYVQTPRGLFALKYFFNSGVGSYDCDKISSKSVKHLIQDIINKEDPNQPLSDQDIMMMLVNKGMRISRRTVNKYRQSMGIPTNLHRKRY